A single region of the Lysinibacillus sp. B2A1 genome encodes:
- the flhA gene encoding flagellar biosynthesis protein FlhA, producing MKVRDIGVLGAVILIVAMLIIPLPPWMLSFLIVINITLGLIVLLTAMSMKEALDFSIFPSVILLLTLFRLGLSVSTTRAILANGDAGSVVETFGDFVVGGNVLVGLVVFLILVLIQFIVITKGAERVAEVAARFTLDAMPGKQMSIDADLNAGVISEREARERRDKVSGEADFYGAMDGATKFVKGDAIASMVMVIINLLFGIIIGVVQMKLPFAEAATHFSKLTVGDGIVSQIPALLISTATGIVVTRASSKGSLGQDITGQLFAQAKLLYVAGGTIVLLGLFTPIPNWVTLPIGVSLIAGAYMMERKKPEDEEELLEIEEEVATDGMKSPENVVNLLNVDPIEFEFGYGLIPLVDAAQGGDLLDRVIMIRRQLALELGIVIPVVRIRDNIQLQPNEYRIKIKGNEMARGELLLDHYLAMSPGDDDSIEGIDTVEPSFGLPAKWITEQVKEDAEMFGYTVVDPPSVVSTHLTEMIRANAYELLGRQETKQLIDHLRETHPILVEELTPTPLSTGEIQKVLGKLLRENVSVRNLPIIFETLADYAKLTSDTDILTEYVRQSLARQITSQFVGDGSSLKVITVSGKVEKMIADSIQQTDHGNYLAMDPQDSQIVLESIAAEIERVSFMEQSAIILCSPAVRMYLRQLTERYFPQIPVLSYNELDATVEIQSVGVVNVE from the coding sequence ATGAAAGTTCGCGATATAGGGGTTTTAGGTGCGGTTATTTTAATCGTTGCGATGCTCATCATCCCTCTTCCTCCGTGGATGTTAAGTTTCTTAATCGTCATTAATATTACATTGGGATTAATCGTACTTTTAACAGCAATGAGTATGAAGGAAGCATTAGATTTTTCTATATTTCCTTCCGTTATTTTACTGTTAACCTTGTTCCGACTTGGACTGAGTGTTTCCACAACACGTGCCATTTTGGCGAATGGAGACGCTGGTTCTGTTGTTGAAACCTTTGGTGATTTCGTAGTCGGTGGTAATGTTCTTGTTGGATTAGTTGTATTCTTAATTCTAGTGTTAATACAGTTTATCGTTATCACAAAAGGAGCAGAGCGTGTAGCTGAGGTTGCGGCACGGTTTACACTGGATGCGATGCCTGGTAAACAAATGAGTATTGATGCTGACTTAAATGCAGGAGTTATTTCTGAGCGAGAAGCACGTGAACGACGCGATAAAGTATCGGGTGAAGCGGATTTCTACGGAGCAATGGATGGTGCCACAAAATTTGTTAAAGGGGATGCCATTGCCTCTATGGTAATGGTTATTATCAACCTGTTATTTGGGATTATCATCGGTGTTGTGCAGATGAAGCTTCCATTTGCAGAAGCAGCAACTCATTTTTCTAAGTTAACTGTTGGTGACGGTATTGTATCTCAAATTCCTGCGCTATTAATTTCTACAGCGACAGGTATTGTTGTAACACGTGCATCCTCTAAAGGAAGTCTTGGACAAGATATTACGGGCCAGCTCTTTGCCCAGGCAAAACTACTCTATGTTGCAGGTGGTACGATTGTATTACTAGGGTTATTTACGCCTATCCCAAACTGGGTTACACTGCCAATTGGTGTCTCACTAATTGCTGGTGCATATATGATGGAGCGTAAGAAACCAGAGGATGAAGAAGAATTACTTGAAATTGAGGAAGAAGTGGCAACAGACGGCATGAAGAGCCCTGAAAACGTTGTGAATTTATTAAATGTGGACCCAATTGAATTTGAATTTGGCTATGGACTAATACCTTTAGTAGATGCAGCTCAAGGTGGAGATTTATTAGACCGTGTCATTATGATTCGTCGTCAATTAGCATTAGAATTAGGGATTGTTATTCCAGTTGTACGTATTCGAGATAACATTCAATTACAGCCAAATGAATATCGAATTAAAATTAAGGGGAACGAAATGGCACGGGGTGAACTATTGCTCGATCATTATTTAGCAATGAGTCCAGGAGATGATGATTCTATTGAGGGCATTGACACAGTCGAGCCGTCATTTGGCTTACCTGCTAAATGGATAACTGAGCAAGTGAAAGAAGATGCTGAAATGTTTGGCTATACAGTCGTTGACCCACCAAGTGTTGTTTCAACACATCTCACAGAAATGATTCGTGCCAATGCTTATGAGCTACTTGGTCGTCAAGAGACAAAGCAGCTGATCGATCATTTACGCGAGACACATCCAATTTTAGTAGAAGAATTGACGCCTACTCCTTTATCAACAGGGGAAATTCAAAAAGTACTGGGTAAATTACTTCGAGAAAATGTTTCTGTCCGCAATCTACCAATTATCTTTGAAACATTAGCTGATTATGCAAAATTAACTAGCGATACGGATATATTAACGGAGTATGTGCGTCAATCTCTGGCGCGTCAGATTACTTCACAATTTGTTGGAGACGGTTCATCATTGAAGGTTATTACTGTTTCGGGTAAAGTAGAGAAAATGATTGCTGATAGTATTCAGCAAACCGATCATGGTAATTATTTGGCAATGGATCCACAAGATTCTCAAATTGTACTGGAATCCATTGCAGCAGAAATAGAACGTGTTTCCTTTATGGAGCAATCAGCTATTATTTTATGCTCTCCTGCTGTTCGTATGTACCTGCGCCAGCTAACAGAGCGTTACTTCCCGCAGATTCCTGTTCTATCGTATAACGAACTTGATGCTACGGTTGAAATTCAAAGTGTTGGGGTGGTGAATGTAGAATGA
- the flhF gene encoding flagellar biosynthesis protein FlhF has product MKMKKYYASSIPEAMKLVRAELGEDAVILNSKVVINKKFFGIIKKKSFEVVAGIDSMEPKNLAPAPAVVPEIPLKKENVRLQEITHAVQAKIHQGQPQQDVSLHEDTGIPDELRKEIADLKSLMQSMHKKTTQAQYPDELFPFIEYLRQQELSEELITEIGDELFMHFREASEINFSQCKLITKNLLRKRLEDLPIGGISYERKYINVLGPTGVGKTTTIAKMAARAVLEKKKKIGFITTDTYRIAAIEQLKTYAGLLQAPVEIAYNATDFEQAVHRLAHLDLVFIDTAGRNYKEVKYVDDLQRLIKFDDQAESFLVLAMTTKEKDMANIIEQFKQLSIEKFIFTKLDETNSIGTMINLMIKYNKGLAYYTNGQEVPEDIEEANLEAVLNLFFQGEEK; this is encoded by the coding sequence ATGAAAATGAAAAAATATTATGCATCTTCCATTCCAGAGGCTATGAAGCTTGTGCGTGCTGAGTTAGGTGAGGACGCTGTCATTTTGAATTCAAAGGTAGTAATCAACAAGAAATTTTTCGGGATCATAAAAAAGAAAAGTTTTGAGGTAGTGGCAGGTATCGATTCAATGGAGCCCAAGAACTTGGCTCCAGCACCTGCTGTTGTTCCAGAAATACCGCTTAAAAAAGAAAATGTAAGGCTGCAAGAAATTACCCATGCTGTTCAAGCCAAAATACACCAGGGACAACCGCAGCAAGATGTGTCCTTACATGAAGACACAGGCATTCCTGATGAATTGAGGAAGGAAATTGCAGATTTAAAATCTTTAATGCAATCTATGCATAAAAAGACTACCCAAGCTCAATATCCCGATGAACTCTTCCCCTTCATTGAATACTTAAGACAGCAGGAGCTAAGTGAAGAGCTCATCACGGAGATTGGTGATGAGCTTTTTATGCATTTTAGAGAAGCATCAGAAATTAATTTTTCACAATGCAAGCTGATAACGAAAAATTTATTGCGCAAAAGGCTAGAGGATCTCCCAATAGGAGGAATATCCTATGAAAGAAAATATATTAATGTTCTTGGTCCTACAGGTGTTGGCAAAACAACAACTATCGCAAAAATGGCAGCTAGAGCAGTTTTAGAGAAAAAGAAAAAAATAGGATTTATTACAACTGATACGTACCGGATTGCAGCAATTGAGCAATTGAAAACATATGCAGGACTTTTACAGGCACCTGTCGAGATTGCCTATAATGCAACAGACTTTGAACAAGCCGTTCATCGTTTGGCTCATTTAGATTTAGTATTTATCGATACAGCAGGTAGAAATTATAAAGAAGTAAAATATGTCGATGATTTACAGCGTCTAATTAAATTCGATGATCAAGCGGAATCCTTCTTAGTCCTTGCCATGACAACAAAAGAGAAGGACATGGCAAACATTATAGAGCAATTTAAGCAATTATCAATTGAAAAATTCATTTTTACAAAGCTAGATGAAACAAATTCTATTGGCACAATGATTAATTTAATGATTAAATATAATAAAGGACTTGCTTACTATACAAATGGTCAAGAAGTACCAGAAGATATTGAAGAAGCTAATCTAGAAGCAGTGCTTAATTTGTTTTTCCAAGGTGAAGAAAAATGA